In Zunongwangia profunda SM-A87, the following proteins share a genomic window:
- a CDS encoding ABC transporter permease has protein sequence MFKNYIKIAWRNIWKSKLFSAINIISLAIGFSASFVIGLMVYYDFTFDDFHKDSDRIFRITTTFKSPEGTFGNAGVTVPLYQVLKEEIPEVETTAALYTGGFTNVMNPGSGSVFKDPEYTVFTNPEYFKIFNYTWIAGSAENALHNPNEVVLTQKRARQYFPKTKPENILGKELVYNDSIVAKVTGVVANLDKRTDLIFEEFLSRETAKKTDMVTSAFSEEWGSTSNSAQIFVKLVSPNAATVQTQLDQIAKNHQSEYDKKFDISRRFNLQALKDLHFDTDYGIFSFNNYTADRSVLMGLGFIAGFLLLLGCVNFINLNTAQAYQRAKEIGIRKTLGSSKKQLISQFLGETFLLTVIAAVISLVLASYLLKVFSDFIPDGLAFSLFKEPVILLCCILLLLVVTLLSGLYPAFVLTRFKPYRVIRSTASSNSGKSNLRKFLTVFQFTIAQVFLIATLLVGKQIRFLMNADMGFKTDAVAYVSRPWQYKSVDKNELLLQKFEHIPGIEKSSLGGMPPASFSTHSSGVTFQNEDREIKVDLEILYGDLSYLDVYGIPLIAGRIPLNDTINEYVVNETALEALGFKDPKEILDKNLNINKENYRIVGVMQDFKQRSLKTGVEPMVFGGDTDRGFWSQFRNIHVTLPTHDSQLLKQTLARIEDAYQEVYPGETFEIKFIDDTIARFYEREKRLSTLLNWATGLSILISILGLLGLVIHTVTRRTKEIGVRKVLGATVAQLNMLLCKDFLKLIALAFLIAVPFAWWGIQNWLQDYVFRTEMSWWVFALSGLGMITLALVIISLKTIRTASKNPVKSLGTE, from the coding sequence ATGTTTAAGAACTACATCAAAATCGCATGGCGGAATATCTGGAAAAGCAAGCTTTTTTCGGCAATCAACATCATCAGCCTCGCCATTGGCTTCAGCGCTTCATTTGTAATCGGCCTGATGGTGTATTATGATTTTACCTTTGATGATTTTCATAAGGATAGTGATCGCATATTTAGGATCACGACAACATTTAAAAGTCCAGAAGGCACTTTTGGAAATGCCGGTGTCACTGTCCCGCTCTATCAGGTGCTAAAGGAGGAAATCCCAGAGGTTGAAACAACTGCGGCTCTTTATACAGGTGGTTTTACGAATGTGATGAATCCTGGTAGTGGAAGCGTATTTAAAGACCCGGAATATACTGTTTTTACAAATCCTGAATATTTTAAAATATTCAACTATACGTGGATTGCAGGCTCTGCAGAAAATGCGCTACATAATCCAAATGAAGTGGTGCTTACCCAAAAAAGAGCACGTCAATATTTTCCTAAAACCAAACCTGAAAATATACTGGGGAAAGAGTTGGTTTATAATGATTCTATAGTGGCTAAAGTAACTGGAGTTGTAGCAAATTTAGATAAGCGAACAGATTTGATCTTTGAAGAATTTCTTTCAAGAGAAACGGCCAAAAAAACAGATATGGTAACCAGTGCATTTAGTGAGGAATGGGGTAGCACCTCAAACAGTGCGCAAATATTTGTAAAACTGGTATCCCCAAATGCAGCAACTGTACAGACTCAGTTAGATCAAATTGCCAAGAATCATCAATCAGAATACGATAAAAAATTTGATATAAGCCGAAGGTTTAATTTGCAAGCTTTAAAAGACCTGCATTTTGATACCGATTATGGTATTTTTAGTTTCAATAATTATACAGCAGACCGCTCTGTATTAATGGGCTTAGGTTTTATTGCCGGTTTTCTTCTTTTACTGGGGTGCGTCAATTTCATCAATCTTAATACTGCTCAGGCTTATCAACGGGCAAAAGAAATAGGCATTCGTAAGACCTTGGGAAGTTCAAAAAAACAACTAATCTCCCAATTTTTAGGTGAGACTTTTTTACTTACAGTTATAGCTGCGGTTATTTCGCTGGTTTTAGCTAGTTATTTGCTTAAGGTTTTTTCAGATTTCATTCCAGATGGTCTTGCATTCTCGCTGTTTAAGGAACCTGTAATTCTTCTATGCTGTATACTGCTACTCCTTGTGGTGACTTTATTATCTGGATTGTACCCGGCCTTTGTGCTTACGAGATTTAAGCCCTACCGCGTAATAAGGAGTACAGCTTCCTCTAATTCAGGAAAATCAAATTTGAGAAAATTCTTAACCGTCTTTCAATTTACCATAGCCCAGGTCTTTTTAATTGCGACTTTATTGGTAGGGAAGCAAATACGGTTTTTGATGAATGCAGATATGGGGTTTAAAACAGATGCTGTTGCGTATGTATCGCGTCCCTGGCAGTATAAAAGCGTTGATAAAAACGAACTCTTATTACAGAAGTTTGAGCATATACCGGGTATTGAAAAAAGCAGTTTAGGTGGAATGCCACCAGCTTCTTTTAGCACACATTCTTCTGGGGTAACTTTTCAAAATGAAGACCGGGAAATAAAGGTAGATCTTGAAATTTTATATGGAGACCTGTCTTATCTTGATGTTTATGGAATCCCCTTGATTGCCGGCAGAATACCGCTCAATGATACGATCAACGAATATGTGGTCAATGAGACTGCTTTAGAAGCTTTAGGATTTAAAGACCCAAAGGAGATCTTAGATAAGAATCTTAATATAAACAAAGAGAACTACCGCATTGTAGGGGTGATGCAAGATTTTAAGCAACGCTCGCTTAAGACTGGTGTTGAGCCTATGGTATTTGGAGGGGACACCGACAGGGGTTTTTGGAGTCAATTTAGAAATATTCATGTGACCTTACCAACACATGATTCCCAGTTGCTCAAGCAAACCTTAGCGCGCATAGAAGATGCTTATCAAGAGGTTTATCCCGGGGAAACTTTCGAAATCAAATTTATAGACGATACCATCGCGCGATTTTATGAGCGGGAAAAACGCCTTTCTACCTTATTAAATTGGGCTACGGGACTTTCTATTTTGATAAGTATTTTGGGCTTGTTGGGCTTGGTGATTCATACCGTTACGAGGCGCACCAAAGAAATAGGGGTTCGTAAAGTGCTGGGTGCAACAGTCGCTCAGCTCAATATGTTGCTATGCAAAGATTTTTTAAAATTAATAGCCCTTGCTTTCTTAATAGCCGTTCCGTTTGCGTGGTGGGGAATTCAAAATTGGCTTCAGGATTATGTCTTTAGAACCGAAATGAGCTGGTGGGTTTTTGCCTTAAGCGGACTAGGAATGATTACTCTGGCTCTTGTAATTATAAGTCTTAAAACGATTAGGACTGCTTCTAAAAACCCAGTAAAATCCTTAGGAACTGAATAA
- a CDS encoding ABC transporter permease has translation MFKNYIKIAWRNILRYKTNSVLNILGLTIGLVSVILIALYIQNELDYDTQFDAAAQVYRVNMKGKMGDNAFYAGYTPPPAGEALVDQFPEIESATRIYQPDNTQLAYESTAGSKVFNESEILAVDPNFLEVLSYPLQKGDAATCLQEPNSIVITPQIAKKYFGDANPMGKTLEYGEEKKPLKVTGVFEDLTSYPASVKFDILMPVTNFKDVTYFNWSWVWLNMATYVKLTPQASQNPASPAHLESRFPEMLKVQAAPAFERIGQPFEEFIKKGNYWELHLQALSDIHLYSQGITSSITEQHDVKNLYILGIIAFFIIILACVNFMNLSTVQAVKRSKEVGIRKVLGSQRKQLIKQFMAEVVCYTFCATLLAFITVLLILPLFNGLIGKELQVQAFFNGNLILLITGVVVLTTLLAGIYPAFFLTSFNPIRALKGKVGKTPQSGFIRNGLVVFQFSIAITLIICTLVVFSQLRYTQQKDLGFEHDQVLVINNAESLGNNLASFKKELIALAGVEAASSSSGMLTRGNFGDFYTPKPTADEPNIATDISLSSYLVDDAFIPTLDLEIVDGRGFDKRFKDSLSVILNETAAAQIGWENPIGKQIRYPGGNMEYYTVVGILKDFNLESLHTPIQPFALFAEESKSYDTRTTFISLKISGEHTRQVIGQVQDLWEAYVESNPFEYSFLDEDLAYAYQEDKRLASLFTVFTILAIFVACLGLFGLIAFTAQQRNKEIGVRKVLGANVSSIVKLLATNFLKLVMLSLILAAPVAWLAMDRWLQNFAYRIDIPIWAFLAAGALSLTIALCTVSFQAIKAAVANPVKSLRME, from the coding sequence ATGTTTAAAAACTATATCAAAATAGCCTGGAGGAATATCTTAAGATACAAGACCAACAGCGTTCTCAATATCTTGGGGTTAACCATTGGTTTGGTATCGGTGATACTCATTGCCCTATATATTCAAAATGAACTGGATTACGATACGCAGTTTGATGCGGCTGCGCAGGTCTACCGGGTGAATATGAAAGGCAAAATGGGGGATAATGCGTTTTATGCGGGATACACGCCACCACCTGCGGGGGAAGCCTTGGTCGATCAATTTCCGGAAATTGAAAGTGCAACACGCATCTATCAACCTGATAATACCCAATTAGCCTATGAAAGTACTGCGGGTTCAAAAGTGTTTAATGAATCTGAAATCCTTGCCGTTGATCCCAATTTTCTCGAAGTCCTAAGCTATCCTTTACAAAAAGGGGATGCTGCAACCTGTTTACAAGAGCCCAATAGTATTGTGATTACGCCGCAAATCGCAAAGAAATATTTTGGGGATGCAAATCCTATGGGTAAAACATTAGAATACGGCGAGGAGAAGAAACCACTGAAAGTTACCGGTGTTTTTGAAGATTTAACCAGCTATCCGGCTTCGGTAAAATTTGATATACTGATGCCGGTGACTAATTTTAAAGATGTCACCTATTTCAATTGGAGTTGGGTATGGCTCAATATGGCTACCTATGTAAAACTCACGCCACAAGCCAGCCAAAATCCGGCAAGCCCCGCGCATCTGGAATCCCGATTTCCCGAGATGCTTAAGGTACAAGCAGCACCCGCCTTTGAGCGTATAGGACAACCTTTTGAGGAGTTTATAAAAAAGGGGAATTACTGGGAGTTGCACTTACAAGCCTTGTCAGATATTCATCTGTATTCTCAGGGAATTACCTCTTCCATAACCGAGCAGCACGATGTTAAAAACCTATACATATTGGGCATTATCGCCTTCTTTATTATCATTCTGGCCTGTGTGAATTTTATGAACCTATCTACTGTTCAAGCTGTAAAGCGTAGCAAGGAAGTAGGTATTCGTAAAGTGTTGGGTTCTCAGCGAAAACAGCTGATTAAGCAGTTTATGGCTGAAGTAGTTTGTTATACGTTTTGTGCTACACTACTGGCTTTTATCACGGTATTATTGATTCTGCCACTGTTTAACGGGTTGATTGGAAAAGAGCTTCAGGTTCAGGCATTTTTTAATGGAAATCTAATCTTGCTGATAACAGGTGTTGTGGTGCTTACTACGCTTTTAGCCGGAATATATCCTGCATTTTTTCTAACCTCCTTCAATCCTATACGGGCTTTAAAAGGAAAAGTAGGTAAAACCCCGCAATCTGGTTTTATTCGTAATGGGTTGGTTGTTTTTCAATTCTCCATAGCGATTACCTTGATCATTTGCACCCTAGTGGTGTTTAGTCAGTTGCGTTATACGCAGCAAAAAGATTTGGGTTTTGAGCACGATCAGGTTTTGGTCATCAATAATGCCGAAAGTTTGGGTAACAATCTGGCTAGTTTCAAAAAAGAACTTATCGCACTGGCCGGTGTAGAAGCAGCAAGCAGTTCGAGCGGGATGCTCACCCGTGGAAACTTCGGAGATTTTTACACACCCAAACCCACAGCAGATGAACCCAATATTGCAACTGATATTTCCCTGAGTTCGTATCTGGTAGACGATGCATTTATACCAACGCTGGATCTGGAAATCGTTGACGGGCGAGGCTTTGACAAACGCTTTAAAGATTCACTATCGGTTATACTTAATGAAACAGCAGCGGCTCAAATAGGTTGGGAGAACCCTATAGGAAAGCAAATACGCTATCCCGGTGGAAACATGGAATATTATACGGTAGTAGGTATTTTAAAAGATTTTAATCTGGAATCCCTACATACACCCATTCAGCCATTTGCCCTTTTTGCAGAAGAATCAAAGAGTTACGATACACGCACCACATTTATCAGTCTTAAAATATCCGGGGAGCATACCAGGCAGGTAATCGGTCAAGTGCAGGATTTATGGGAAGCTTACGTAGAAAGTAATCCGTTTGAATATTCGTTTCTGGATGAAGATTTAGCCTATGCCTATCAGGAAGATAAGCGGCTGGCTTCTTTATTTACGGTTTTTACCATATTGGCCATTTTTGTCGCTTGTCTGGGATTATTTGGGCTTATAGCCTTTACAGCGCAACAACGTAACAAAGAAATAGGGGTACGCAAAGTCTTAGGGGCAAATGTAAGCAGTATCGTAAAACTTTTGGCTACTAACTTTTTAAAGTTGGTTATGCTGTCATTAATCCTGGCTGCACCGGTAGCCTGGTTGGCAATGGATCGTTGGCTTCAGAATTTTGCGTATCGTATAGACATACCCATCTGGGCATTTTTAGCAGCAGGAGCTTTATCCTTGACTATTGCCCTATGTACCGTAAGCTTTCAGGCCATTAAAGCCGCAGTAGCTAACCCGGTAAAATCATTACGAATGGAATAA